A genomic region of Microcoleus sp. FACHB-831 contains the following coding sequences:
- a CDS encoding exostosin family protein: MNGQKLPINRSDNTRESPDTKYQLERSYYLERETLEKRPVDESPALSDLQHGKKARLSLPPRQESHQLKKPLEIWIKEDFLLPKIRPIPLLMHATPPDTNPELEFWNLLRNKLEEVVQVRRFNNLADAGSLVATPHLLQDYNNVRMLGSVREFNRQVLDSGRTPIIFTGAMEFTPKQGEIVFSLANYGSSEEKGISTPAWLYDLGAKISPIQKPRIPTIGFVGETQYSGRITSISSYLPLPDFIVNVMAGSPLINTIFTLGMRGPLARRVRQKTIKEALRARSLQTSFIQRDGHFFIATDEKKKRARNEYIQNMQDNAYILCVRGTENFSFRLYEVMSAGRIPVIIDTNMQLPDLGDFGKWEDFSVIVPYSQVHRIGDIIQEFHDSMSDEEFTDVCRKSRAAFEYLLPHNFILNALRDKLKASNPKLAISLDALRGKFNTSNTELATATSNAGI; the protein is encoded by the coding sequence ATGAACGGTCAAAAATTACCAATTAATAGAAGTGATAATACAAGGGAATCCCCAGATACAAAATATCAGTTGGAGCGGAGTTACTATCTAGAAAGAGAAACACTAGAGAAAAGACCCGTTGATGAATCACCTGCCCTAAGCGATCTTCAGCATGGCAAGAAAGCGAGGTTATCTTTACCACCAAGGCAGGAGAGCCACCAATTAAAAAAGCCTCTTGAAATATGGATAAAGGAGGATTTTCTACTTCCGAAAATTCGCCCAATCCCCTTGCTCATGCACGCGACTCCACCTGACACAAATCCTGAGTTAGAGTTTTGGAACCTGCTTAGGAATAAATTAGAGGAAGTAGTCCAGGTGCGTCGGTTTAATAATTTGGCAGATGCTGGCTCTCTTGTTGCTACGCCACATTTGCTTCAAGATTATAATAATGTCAGAATGCTTGGTTCTGTTCGCGAGTTCAATCGCCAAGTATTAGATTCAGGACGCACTCCGATAATTTTCACGGGGGCTATGGAGTTTACTCCGAAGCAAGGAGAAATAGTTTTTTCGCTGGCAAATTATGGCTCTAGTGAGGAAAAAGGAATATCGACGCCCGCATGGCTTTACGATTTGGGGGCTAAGATTTCACCGATACAAAAGCCACGTATACCGACCATTGGATTTGTGGGAGAAACGCAATATTCAGGCCGAATAACTTCTATATCTAGTTATCTACCACTCCCAGATTTTATAGTTAATGTGATGGCAGGTAGTCCCCTTATAAACACGATTTTTACCCTGGGGATGCGAGGACCGCTTGCGCGACGGGTTAGGCAAAAGACAATAAAAGAAGCACTAAGGGCACGCTCTCTACAGACATCTTTTATCCAAAGAGACGGGCACTTTTTTATAGCTACAGACGAGAAAAAGAAACGCGCCAGAAACGAGTATATCCAAAATATGCAGGATAATGCATACATTTTGTGCGTTCGCGGAACCGAGAATTTCTCCTTTCGCCTCTATGAGGTGATGTCAGCCGGACGGATTCCCGTCATCATCGATACTAATATGCAATTACCAGATCTGGGTGACTTCGGAAAATGGGAAGATTTCAGCGTTATAGTTCCTTACTCTCAAGTGCATCGGATTGGAGATATTATCCAAGAATTTCACGATAGTATGTCTGACGAGGAATTTACAGATGTATGCAGGAAGTCGCGGGCAGCCTTTGAATATTTACTACCTCACAATTTTATTTTGAATGCTCTAAGAGATAAGCTCAAGGCATCAAACCCTAAATTGGCCATATCGTTGGATGCTCTAAGAGGTAAGTTCAATACATCTAACACGGAATTAGCAACAGCTACTTCTAACGCTGGTATTTAG
- a CDS encoding glycosyltransferase — protein sequence MKGSRFNKHSSERVFRLQGCSLFIAGILGFAIAIALAWFVTKGTLNFSQQNRHWWPEVQKLRWESIIAPTVVLFLTVVAVMKISPQPQNRSRTLVVGILLALIARYALWRSLCTLNLTNPLNGVFSLGLFFMEMCMLGSSAIQLFLMLNVKDRRREADQLALSVVDGIFTPSVDILIPTYNEAPFILRRTIIGCQALDYPNKKIYLLDDTKRPEMRLLAQELGCEYIFTTGNIYAKAGNLNNALPKTKGELIVVFDADFVPTKNFLNRTIGFFQDNKIALVQTPQSFYNADPIARNLGLEKFITSEEEVFYRQIQPIRDAAGSVLCSGTSFIVRRSALEEIGGFVTDSLSEDYFTGIRLSARGYRLIYLNEKLSAGLAAENISAHATQRQRWGRGTLQAFFIDENPLTIPGLSPLQRLAHLEGLLYWFTTLPRVYFLIVPLIYSVFGIVPLRATTLEWLYYFMPYYVVQVSVFSWLNYRSRSALLSDIYTLVLCFPLALTAIQVMFKPFSKGFKVMPKGMKCDRYFFNWRLAFPLIIVFIATIASLCRALELSKIPSNTNFVEGTSLVWIWSVYNLLIISVALLTLVDVPKPDLYEWFDLRRVVQLNVSDQTFWGMTTMISEVGAEVALTHAASFPVKETLPIKLMIMEEELHIQGKITKTGFSDELLTVRVEFEQVSLQQHRRLVEMLFCRPGQWKSPNTPGELRSLWLLLKVLVRPKFLFDKNPDVSAIAVSKI from the coding sequence ATGAAAGGTTCACGATTTAATAAACACAGCTCGGAGCGAGTTTTTCGGCTGCAAGGATGTAGCCTATTTATCGCGGGCATCCTTGGATTTGCGATCGCGATCGCTCTTGCGTGGTTTGTCACAAAAGGAACCCTCAATTTCTCGCAACAGAACCGCCATTGGTGGCCAGAAGTACAAAAGTTAAGATGGGAATCAATAATTGCTCCCACTGTAGTTTTGTTTTTAACTGTAGTGGCAGTGATGAAAATTTCTCCCCAGCCTCAAAACCGCTCGCGGACGCTCGTAGTAGGGATTTTGTTGGCTTTGATCGCGCGTTATGCCCTGTGGCGATCGCTCTGCACTCTTAATCTTACCAATCCCCTGAATGGTGTCTTCAGTTTGGGATTATTTTTTATGGAAATGTGTATGCTTGGCAGTAGCGCCATCCAACTATTTTTAATGCTGAATGTCAAAGACCGACGGCGCGAGGCTGACCAACTTGCATTGTCTGTTGTTGATGGTATTTTCACCCCCTCTGTGGATATTTTGATACCGACTTACAACGAAGCTCCCTTTATTCTGCGGCGCACAATTATTGGTTGTCAGGCTTTAGATTATCCAAACAAGAAAATTTATCTGCTCGATGATACTAAACGACCAGAAATGAGACTCCTAGCTCAAGAATTGGGCTGCGAGTATATATTTACCACAGGAAATATTTATGCGAAAGCTGGCAACTTAAATAATGCACTTCCTAAAACAAAGGGCGAATTAATTGTTGTATTTGATGCTGATTTCGTTCCGACTAAGAATTTTTTAAATCGTACTATTGGCTTTTTTCAAGATAATAAAATTGCCCTAGTTCAAACTCCTCAAAGCTTTTACAATGCCGATCCAATTGCCCGCAATTTAGGTTTAGAAAAATTTATAACCTCGGAAGAAGAGGTGTTTTATCGGCAAATTCAGCCGATTCGGGATGCCGCTGGGAGCGTTCTATGTTCGGGAACGTCTTTTATCGTGCGGCGGAGCGCTCTAGAGGAAATTGGTGGCTTTGTTACAGATTCGCTGAGTGAAGATTATTTTACAGGAATTCGCTTATCTGCCCGAGGCTATCGATTGATTTATTTAAATGAAAAATTAAGTGCTGGTTTAGCAGCAGAAAATATATCCGCCCATGCGACTCAGCGACAGCGGTGGGGTCGAGGTACTTTGCAAGCATTTTTTATTGATGAAAATCCGCTAACAATTCCTGGACTGTCTCCTCTACAAAGGCTGGCTCATTTAGAAGGATTGCTTTATTGGTTCACTACTTTGCCTCGCGTTTATTTTCTGATTGTGCCCTTAATTTATTCAGTTTTTGGTATCGTTCCCTTGCGAGCTACTACTTTGGAATGGTTGTATTATTTTATGCCTTACTATGTAGTGCAAGTGTCGGTATTTTCCTGGTTAAACTATCGCAGCCGTTCGGCATTACTATCAGATATTTACACCTTGGTGCTGTGCTTTCCCCTAGCATTGACGGCGATACAAGTAATGTTTAAACCCTTCTCTAAAGGGTTTAAGGTGATGCCAAAAGGAATGAAGTGCGATCGCTATTTTTTCAACTGGCGTTTAGCCTTCCCTCTGATTATCGTGTTTATAGCAACAATAGCCAGCTTGTGCCGCGCTCTAGAACTATCGAAAATCCCGTCAAATACAAATTTTGTTGAAGGTACCAGCTTGGTTTGGATTTGGAGTGTTTATAACCTCTTGATAATTAGTGTAGCGCTGTTAACCTTGGTGGATGTCCCCAAACCCGACCTTTATGAATGGTTTGATTTGCGGCGAGTAGTACAGTTAAATGTTTCTGATCAGACATTCTGGGGGATGACTACGATGATTTCGGAAGTGGGTGCTGAAGTTGCTCTTACTCACGCAGCTAGCTTTCCTGTAAAGGAAACGCTACCTATAAAATTGATGATTATGGAGGAGGAATTGCATATCCAAGGAAAGATTACCAAAACTGGTTTTAGCGATGAATTACTTACTGTAAGGGTGGAATTTGAGCAAGTTAGCCTCCAACAACATCGGCGTTTAGTTGAAATGTTGTTTTGTCGTCCCGGACAGTGGAAGTCGCCAAATACGCCAGGGGAATTACGCTCTTTGTGGCTACTATTAAAAGTTTTGGTGAGGCCAAAATTTTTATTTGATAAAAACCCGGACGTAAGCGCGATCGCTGTCTCTAAAATTTAA
- a CDS encoding DM13 domain-containing protein, translating into MKLTYVALLSITALLTVSCTPQVNSKVKPTQPETVKTPPAKLAPSLKLAPRAFGIFTSEERRTLGSVSVVTEKGQSYLEFSDAFKTDQGPELFVVLHRSTLPKSYKASDYVSLGPLQKLQGTQRYPIPDRVDLGEFYAVAIWSRKLNSTFGYAPLS; encoded by the coding sequence ATGAAATTGACTTACGTGGCTTTGCTGAGTATAACTGCCCTGTTAACAGTTAGCTGTACCCCACAGGTAAACTCCAAGGTGAAGCCTACCCAACCGGAGACTGTGAAAACCCCACCAGCTAAATTGGCACCATCATTAAAATTGGCACCCAGAGCATTTGGAATCTTTACATCCGAGGAACGTAGGACTCTGGGAAGCGTGAGTGTAGTGACAGAAAAGGGGCAAAGTTATCTGGAGTTTTCTGATGCATTCAAAACAGATCAAGGCCCGGAGCTATTTGTTGTTCTGCATCGCTCTACTCTACCTAAAAGTTACAAAGCCTCCGATTATGTAAGCCTCGGCCCCTTACAGAAGTTGCAAGGTACTCAACGCTATCCTATTCCCGATCGGGTGGATTTGGGAGAGTTTTATGCTGTTGCGATCTGGAGTCGTAAATTAAACTCAACTTTTGGCTACGCTCCCCTCAGTTAA
- a CDS encoding AAA-like domain-containing protein: MRSRYTKDTFKNIIESLQIIFRWLMSSSNGLNTFYRIEAGGIPLTELTYVQRDADNKLRQFVQLERATSRLCFILAPRQTGKTSLMIRTIGNLPPEQFICIQLDFQEFSSSADSDETLYYSLLNEICRQISDIDSDNNWVKLLNSSWNETPELAPKQRFKNFIVDQVLTRKDDKKIIIFIDEIQNLIGYKEQNSFIGFIKSLSQSNRPAAMKRLGVVLLGVARPSDLVTDYKVALNLGERLELGSLKDSNCEPLWQGLEEVTNDPAKVIYFILEWTGGQPFLTQALCHLVAVGRRIQNSEDVKEYIDNLAIARVITDWRRQDRQYRLSHLEEIENWFIRVDASQKVEKIAALRLYRRILNKELIRFEQNNQQHWDLLISGLVVRNEDEFLTVANRIYEQVFTLKWVKEKEEVLQEGIMADPLNRIYNRDVFMLIDQSASTLKKDGGEKTRWKLLEELVTGHTATILERDDGSESQVKVCDQIYITTFNLNKFRGNVYLISNPDNVEDIFLENRPDANTYVVPTLRHCFNIWMNGRDKVTIQDVKEGSAKAAFFIIYTDGQFDDTLAFEQFISETCLKIDDHRLVKILIVGLGKGVNVKYFDTLDLRNDKDAKGDDCSIIVFDLVEDLEEGIIELMQRQLRDPSKVRKNFSLK; encoded by the coding sequence ATGCGATCGCGCTATACCAAAGATACTTTCAAGAACATCATTGAAAGTTTGCAGATAATCTTCAGGTGGCTGATGAGTAGTAGTAATGGTCTAAACACTTTTTATCGTATTGAAGCTGGGGGGATACCTCTAACGGAACTGACTTATGTACAGCGAGATGCCGATAATAAACTGCGTCAATTTGTCCAGTTAGAAAGAGCTACCAGTCGGCTGTGTTTTATTTTAGCCCCCCGGCAAACAGGTAAAACTAGCCTGATGATCAGGACAATCGGAAATTTGCCGCCGGAGCAATTTATATGCATTCAGCTTGACTTTCAGGAGTTTAGCAGTAGCGCTGATTCAGACGAAACTTTGTATTACAGCCTTCTCAACGAAATTTGCAGACAAATTTCAGATATAGACTCTGATAATAACTGGGTTAAACTGCTGAATTCTAGTTGGAATGAAACCCCAGAACTTGCTCCTAAGCAGAGATTTAAGAATTTTATAGTCGATCAAGTACTTACAAGAAAAGATGATAAAAAAATCATTATTTTTATAGACGAAATACAAAATCTAATCGGTTATAAGGAACAGAATAGCTTTATTGGATTTATTAAGTCTCTTTCGCAGAGCAATCGTCCAGCTGCAATGAAGAGGTTGGGTGTTGTTCTTCTTGGAGTTGCTAGACCTTCCGACTTGGTAACTGATTATAAGGTTGCTTTAAACTTAGGCGAGCGGCTCGAACTAGGAAGTCTTAAAGATAGCAATTGCGAACCGCTGTGGCAAGGATTGGAAGAAGTTACCAACGATCCTGCTAAAGTTATTTATTTTATCTTGGAGTGGACGGGAGGTCAGCCGTTTCTAACTCAGGCTCTTTGCCACTTAGTTGCTGTTGGGCGTAGAATACAAAACAGCGAGGATGTCAAGGAGTATATCGATAACCTGGCGATCGCTAGGGTGATTACAGATTGGAGGCGGCAAGATAGGCAATATAGATTATCGCATTTAGAAGAGATTGAAAATTGGTTTATCAGGGTGGATGCTAGCCAGAAAGTTGAAAAAATTGCCGCCTTGAGGCTTTATAGAAGAATATTAAATAAAGAGCTAATTAGGTTTGAACAGAATAATCAACAGCATTGGGATTTGCTAATATCAGGCTTAGTTGTTAGAAACGAAGATGAGTTCTTAACAGTTGCTAATCGTATTTACGAACAAGTATTTACTTTGAAGTGGGTTAAAGAGAAGGAAGAAGTCTTACAGGAGGGCATCATGGCAGATCCGCTTAACAGAATTTACAATAGAGATGTATTCATGTTAATTGACCAGAGTGCATCAACTCTGAAAAAGGATGGGGGTGAAAAAACTCGGTGGAAGCTTTTAGAAGAGTTAGTTACAGGTCATACAGCTACTATTCTTGAAAGAGATGATGGTAGTGAATCACAGGTTAAAGTGTGCGACCAAATTTATATTACTACTTTCAATTTGAATAAGTTTAGAGGCAATGTATACTTAATTTCCAATCCAGACAATGTGGAAGATATATTTCTGGAAAATCGGCCTGATGCTAACACTTATGTAGTTCCTACTCTGCGTCACTGCTTTAATATATGGATGAATGGCCGAGACAAAGTTACTATCCAAGACGTTAAAGAGGGTAGTGCTAAAGCTGCTTTTTTTATTATTTACACTGACGGGCAGTTTGATGATACTCTGGCTTTTGAGCAGTTTATAAGTGAAACTTGCTTAAAAATTGACGATCACCGTCTTGTTAAAATTCTGATTGTTGGTCTGGGCAAAGGCGTTAATGTAAAATATTTCGATACTCTGGATCTTCGTAACGATAAAGATGCTAAAGGTGATGACTGTAGTATTATTGTTTTCGATTTAGTGGAAGATTTAGAAGAAGGTATCATTGAATTGATGCAGCGCCAACTTAGAGATCCTTCAAAGGTAAGAAAGAATTTTAGCCTGAAGTAA